One genomic segment of Brassica napus cultivar Da-Ae chromosome A3, Da-Ae, whole genome shotgun sequence includes these proteins:
- the LOC106439911 gene encoding probable isoaspartyl peptidase/L-asparaginase 3 isoform X1: protein MARSYLSIILSTLLLFLPLLTAAEAELGKPKKFPVVVSTWPFIEAVRAAWRVANNGSSAVEAVVEGCSACEELRCDGTVGPGGSPNENGETMLDALIMDGVTMEVGAVAAMRYVKDGIRAAWLVMKHSQHTLLAGEGASAFAISMGLPGPMNLSSPESLKKWLDWKENRCQPNFRKNVVPANGCGPYKPKHGGMDVSTESCEMGTIEYRLPPLVGPHNHDTISMAVIDKMGHIAVGTSTNGATFKIPGRVGDGPIAGSSAYADDEVGGCGATGDGDIMMRFLPCYQVVESMRQGMKPEQAAKDAVSRIARKFPDFVGAVVAVDKNGSHAGACHGWTFQYSVRDPNMDDVQVFTVLP, encoded by the exons ATGGCGAGAAGCTATCTTTCGATTATTCTCTCTACTCTCCTTCTGTTTCTGCCTCTACTGACG GCAGCTGAAGCGGAGTTGGGGAAACCAAAGAAGTTCCCAGTAGTGGTGAGCACTTGGCCTTTCATAGAAGCGGTTAGAGCAGCTTGGAGAGTAGCTAATAATGGAAGCTCTGCAGTAGAAGCTGTTGTGGAAGGTTGTTCTGCTTGTGAGGAACTCCGCTGTGACGGTACAG ttGGGCCTGGAGGAAGTCCTAATGAGAACGGTGAAACCATGCTTGATGCTTTAATCATGGACGgg GTGACTATGGAGGTTGGAGCTGTTGCTGCAATGCGGTATGTCAAAGACGGTATAAGAGCTGCGTGGCTTGTGATGAAGCACTCTCAACACACGTTGTTAGCTGGAGAAGGAGCATCAGCTTTTGCTATCTCCATGGGTCTTCCTGGACCTATGAACCTGAGCTCCCCTGAATCTTTAAAGAAGTGGTTGGACTGGAAAGAGAATCGGTGTCAGCCCAATTTTAGAAAGAACGTTGTCCCTGCGAACGGCTGTGGACCTTACAAGCCGAAACATGGTGGTATGGATGTTTCTACTGAGTCTTGTGAGATGGGAACAATAGAGTATAGACTTCCTCCTCTTGTTGGTCCTCACAACCATGATACCATATCGATGGCTGTTATTGACAAG ATGGGGCATATAGCTGTTGGGACATCCACCAACGGTGCAACATTCAAGATTCCCGGAAG GGTGGGTGATGGGCCTATAGCGGGCTCATCAGCCTATGCTGATGATGAAGTAGGTGGGTGTGGTGCAACTGGAGATGGAGACATCATGATGCGCTTCCTTCCCTG TTACCAAGTCGTGGAGAGCATGAGACAAGGAATGAAACCAGAGCAAGCTGCTAAGGACGCGGTCTCGAGAATCGCTAGGAAGTTTCCTGATTTTGTGGGAGCGGTTGTTGCTGTTGACAAGAACGGGTCTCACGCAGGAGCTTGCCATGGCTGGACCTTTCAGTACTCAGTCCGGGACCCTAACATGGACGATGTTCAAGTCTTCACGGTTCtcccatga
- the LOC106439911 gene encoding probable isoaspartyl peptidase/L-asparaginase 3 isoform X2 → MARSYLSIILSTLLLFLPLLTAAEAELGKPKKFPVVVSTWPFIEAVRAAWRVANNGSSAVEAVVEGCSACEELRCDGTVGPGGSPNENGETMLDALIMDGVTMEVGAVAAMRYVKDGIRAAWLVMKHSQHTLLAGEGASAFAISMGLPGPMNLSSPESLKKWLDWKENRCQPNFRKNVVPANGCGPYKPKHGGMDVSTESCEMGTIEYRLPPLVGPHNHDTISMAVIDKMGHIAVGTSTNGATFKIPGSYQVVESMRQGMKPEQAAKDAVSRIARKFPDFVGAVVAVDKNGSHAGACHGWTFQYSVRDPNMDDVQVFTVLP, encoded by the exons ATGGCGAGAAGCTATCTTTCGATTATTCTCTCTACTCTCCTTCTGTTTCTGCCTCTACTGACG GCAGCTGAAGCGGAGTTGGGGAAACCAAAGAAGTTCCCAGTAGTGGTGAGCACTTGGCCTTTCATAGAAGCGGTTAGAGCAGCTTGGAGAGTAGCTAATAATGGAAGCTCTGCAGTAGAAGCTGTTGTGGAAGGTTGTTCTGCTTGTGAGGAACTCCGCTGTGACGGTACAG ttGGGCCTGGAGGAAGTCCTAATGAGAACGGTGAAACCATGCTTGATGCTTTAATCATGGACGgg GTGACTATGGAGGTTGGAGCTGTTGCTGCAATGCGGTATGTCAAAGACGGTATAAGAGCTGCGTGGCTTGTGATGAAGCACTCTCAACACACGTTGTTAGCTGGAGAAGGAGCATCAGCTTTTGCTATCTCCATGGGTCTTCCTGGACCTATGAACCTGAGCTCCCCTGAATCTTTAAAGAAGTGGTTGGACTGGAAAGAGAATCGGTGTCAGCCCAATTTTAGAAAGAACGTTGTCCCTGCGAACGGCTGTGGACCTTACAAGCCGAAACATGGTGGTATGGATGTTTCTACTGAGTCTTGTGAGATGGGAACAATAGAGTATAGACTTCCTCCTCTTGTTGGTCCTCACAACCATGATACCATATCGATGGCTGTTATTGACAAG ATGGGGCATATAGCTGTTGGGACATCCACCAACGGTGCAACATTCAAGATTCCCGGAAG TTACCAAGTCGTGGAGAGCATGAGACAAGGAATGAAACCAGAGCAAGCTGCTAAGGACGCGGTCTCGAGAATCGCTAGGAAGTTTCCTGATTTTGTGGGAGCGGTTGTTGCTGTTGACAAGAACGGGTCTCACGCAGGAGCTTGCCATGGCTGGACCTTTCAGTACTCAGTCCGGGACCCTAACATGGACGATGTTCAAGTCTTCACGGTTCtcccatga
- the LOC106444272 gene encoding U-box domain-containing protein 52: MDEKKAARALNVHLALPPPPPPTVAVAINGKKKSKYVAFWALEKFIPEGFSDFKLLYVRPPVTYIPTPMGNAISVTELRDDLVSAYKQELDWNTKEILQPYKKMFDRRKVQVEILVLESNDPAAAIAQEIAGTGVTKLVIGMSLRGFFSRKIDMSSMIATAVPRFCTVYVVSKGKLASVRPSDSDASGSIRLETSSSTSGSTDSPRLPSGNTEYQDFNSFVSEAQSRVSEMRSSGVAHMDTSCSETGQSDVSRERGMQIVLSGGGGNEGRKSNYNNNNESFSASFPMGEEAYHAMSWTSRWRDHEERRSIMSSSSSNNHELANMEWGAVVPENYSWVSHQASNMSDGRISFHSFNDNQVNLTFEIEKLRSELQHLQEMYAMAQNENVDASKKLTELNQRRFEESEKLVDLKEKEEAAKDTASKERQRYEEVMKEAEKVKELMVKEALHRREAEIKAEREAKEKDKLQASLVCPGIQYQHYSWEEITAATNDFSEDLKIGVGAYGTVYKCNLHHTTGAVKVLHAGETQLSKQFDQELEILSKIRHPHLVLLLGACPERGCLVYEYMDNGSLDDRLMLVNDTPPIPWFERFRIALEVASALVFLHKSKPRPIIHRDLKPGNILLDQNFVSKLGDVGLSTMVNQDDAASKLTVFKKTSPVGTLCYIDPEYQRTGIISPKSDVYSLGVVILQLITAKPAIAITHMVEEAIGDDAEFMALLDVKAGSWPISETRELAALGLCCTEMRRRDRPDLKDQIIPTLERLWKVVEKAQNSLSRTSLDPPSHFICPLLKGVMNQPCVAADGFTYDREAIEDWLRENDTSPVTNLPLPNKNLLANYTLYSAIMEWKANK; encoded by the exons ATGGATGAGAAAAAAGCAGCAAGAGCGCTAAACGTTCACCTAGCTCtacctcctcctccacctcctACTGTAGCTGTAGCCATTAATGGAAAGAAAAAGAGCAAATACGTAGCCTTTTGggctcttgagaagttcatcccCGAAGGCTTCTCTGATTTCAAATTGCTCTACGTTCGTCCTCCTGTCACTTACATCCCTACCCCAA TGGGGAATGCGATATCGGTAACAGAGCTTAGAGATGATCTCGTATCTGCTTATAAACAAGAACTGGATTGGAACACAAAAGAGATACTTCAACCTTACAAGAAGATGTTCGACAGGAGAAag GTGCAAGTAGAGATTCTCGTGCTTGAATCAAACGATCCTGCTGCTGCTATAGCGCAAGAGATTGCTGGAACAGGAGTCACCAAGCTCGTTATAGGAATGTCTCTACGAGGATTCTTCTCAAGAAAGATCGATATGTCTTCCATGATCGCGACCGCTGTGCCAAGATTCTGCACCGTCTACGTGGTTTCAAAGGGGAAGCTAGCTTCCGTGCGTCCTTCTGATTCAGACGCTAGCGGAAGCATAAGACTGGAGACAAGTAGTTCCACGAGTGGCTCCACTGATAGTCCTAGACTCCCTTCtg GAAACACAGAGTACCAAGACTTCAACTCGTTTGTTTCGGAAGCTCAGTCTCGAGTCTCGGAGATGAGAAGCAGCGGTGTGGCTCACATGGACACGAGTTGTAGCGAGACGGGTCAATCAGATGTGTCTAGAGAGAGAGGGATGCAGATTGTACTGAGCGGCGGCGGTGGTAATGAAGGGAGGAAGAGTAACTATAACAATAACAATGAGAGCTTTAGCGCATCGTTTCCAATGGGAGAGGAGGCGTATCACGCTATGAGCTGGACTTCTAGATGGAGAGATCATGAGGAAAGGAGATCGATCATGAGCTCTTCTTCTAGCAACAACCACGAGCTAGCCAATATGGAGTGGGGTGCAGTTGTTCCTGAGAACTATTCTTGGGTTTCTCATCAAGCTTCTAACATGTCTGATGGACGCATCAGTTTCCACTCCTTCAACGATAATCAG GTGAATCTGACCTTTGAGATAGAGAAGCTGAGATCCGAACTGCAACATCTTCAGGAGATGTATGCCATGGCTCAAAACGAGAATGTGGATGCCTCGAAAAAG CTAACTGAGCTAAACCAGAGAAGATTCGAGGAGTCAGAGAAGCTTGTGGATCttaaagaaaaggaagaagcaGCTAAAGACACAGCTTCAAAGGAGAGGCAGAGGTACGAAGAGGTGATGAAGGAGGCAGAGAAGGTTAAAGAGCTAATGGTGAAAGAGGCTTTACATAGAAGAGAAGCTGAGATCAAAGCAGAACGTGAAGCTAAAGAGAAAGATAAGCTCCAAGCTTCTCTCGTCTGCCCCGGGATACAGTACCAGCATTACTCGTGGGAGGAAATCACAGCCGCGACTAATGATTTTTCAGAAGATCTCAAGATCGGAGTTGGAGCCTATGGAACTGTCTACAAATGTAATCTCCATCACACGACCGGTGCAGTAAAGGTCCTTCACGCTGGAGAAACGCAGCTCTCTAAACAGTTTGATCAGGAG CTTGAGATCTTGAGCAAGATCCGTCATCCTCACCTCGTCCTTCTCCTAGGGGCGTGTCCTGAGCGAGGCTGCCTCGTCTACGAGTACATGGACAACGGAAGCTTAGATGACAGGTTGATGCTAGTCAACGACACACCTCCCATCCCTTGGTTCGAGCGTTTCAGGATCGCGTTAGAGGTCGCTTCAGCGCTTGTCTTCCTCCACAAATCCAAGCCTAGACCAATCATTCACCGCGACCTCAAACCAGGAAACATCTTGCTCGACCAAAACTTCGTCAGTAAACTCGGCGACGTTGGTCTCTCCACTATGGTTAACCAAGACGACGCTGCTTCTAAACTAACCGTTTTCAAGAAAACCAGTCCCGTGGGAACGCTTTGTTACATCGACCCGGAGTATCAGCGGACCGGGATCATCTCACCTAAGTCAGATGTGTATTCTCTAGGTGTTGTGATTCTCCAGCTCATAACCGCGAAGCCAGCCATAGCGATTACTCATATGGTGGAAGAAGCGATAGGGGACGATGCTGAGTTCATGGCACTGTTGGATGTGAAAGCTGGATCTTGGCCTATTAGTGAGACTCGTGAGTTAGCTGCTTTGGGATTGTGTTGTACTGAAATGAGACGCAGAGACAGACCAGACCTTAAGGATCAGATCATACCGACATTAGAAAGGCTTTGGAAAGTTGTTGAGAAAGCTCAAAACTCACTCTCTAGAACTTCGTTGGATCCTCCATCTCATTTCATTTGCCCACTTCTCAAG GGAGTGATGAACCAGCCTTGCGTGGCTGCAGATGGGTTCACGTATGATCGTGAAGCCATAGAGGACTGGCTGAGAGAGAATGATACATCGCCAGTGACGAACCTTCCATTGCCTAACAAGAACCTTCTTGCTAATTACACTCTTTACTCAGCCATCATGGAGTGGAAAGCCAATAAATAA